The Sulfitobacter sp. OXR-159 DNA window CCGTGCGGTCTGGATCAAGGGCTTCGTGACCCGGGTTGTCATCGGCTGCGGCGCCGAGGTGATCGCTGAGCATTCGCGCTCCTATGACACCGGCGACATGGTGTTTGATCCACTGCATTACCTGGCGCTGATCGAACGCAAGATCATGTCCTTCGATCAGGCCGCGCCTCTGCAGGGCTGGGAGTTGCCCGAAGCGTTCAAAACCCTGCGCCGACTGCTGGAAGCCCGGCAGGGAAAGGCCGGCAAGCGCGAGTATGTGCAGGTCCTGCGCCTTCTGGAGCGCTTCGAGATTGACGTGCTGCATCTTGCCGTCAAAGATGCCTTGCGAATGGGAGCGGTCAGCTTCGATGCAATCAAGCACCTGATCTTGTGCAGGGTCGAGCAAAGGCCTCCGAGGCTGGATCTGGATGTCTATCCCTTCCTGCCCAGAACCAACATCACCACCACCTCCGCCGCATCCTACATGAGCCTGCTGGCAGGAGGTGGGGCATGACGGATGCACCCGAACTGCTGCTGGCCCACCATCTCAAAACGCTTCGGCTGCCCACGTTCCTGCGTGAACATGACAAGCAGGCCCGTATCTGCGCCGCTGAAGGCGTAGATCACGTGCGTTACCTGGCCCGGCTGACCGAGCTGGAACTGATCGACCGGGAACGGCGCATGGTGGAACGCCGGATCAAGGCCGCAAAGTTCCCGACCATCAAAAGCCTGGACAGCTTCGACTTCAAGGCGATTCCGTCGCTCAACAAGATGATGGTGCTGGAGCTGGCGCGCTGCGAATGGATCGAACGCAAGGAGAATGTGATCGCGCTCGGTCCCTCCGGCACCGGCAAGACCCATGTCGCCCTCGGGCTGGGACTGGCTGCCTGCCAGAAAGGATTGCCTGTCGCCTTCGTGACCGCCGCAGCCCTCGTGCACGAGATGATGGAGGCCCGCGACGAAAAACGCCTCCTGCAACTCCAGCGCAAACTCGCCAAGGTCAAACTGCTGATCATCGACGAGCTGGGATTCGTCCCCTTGAGCAAAACCGGCGCCGAGCTTCTGTTCGAGCTGATCTCACAGCGCTACGAGCGAGGGTCGACCCTGATCACAAGCAACCTGCCCTTCGAGGAGTGGACCGAAACCTTCGGCACCGAACGCCTGACCGGCGCGCTGCTGGACCGGCTGACACACCACGTCAACATCCTCGAGATGAACGGCGAAAGCTACCGCCTCAATCAAAGCCGCGCCCGCCTCGCCGCCGCTAACAAATAAACCTCACAGAATTGGCCTGACGGCCAATGCGCCTTGGACCGGGCTTGCTATATGAGGGCCGCACGCTCCAAGGCGCTCGCCCCAAACTGGCCGACTTTTGCTCCGCCACAATGGCCGAATTTTACTCCGCCGTTGACAGGGCTGCAGTTGAACCCTCTGACCACCTATTATTCTGACTACACCATTGTCCCAAGCTTCTGGGCGCACTTGAGCGCTGACGTCGGGGCGCATTAAAACATTCCGGATGCCGGACGCGCGAAGCCCCGATGGAGCCATTGCTATGGGTTGCATGTCACAGGCGATGGTTTGTCTTACAGCCATGTGCAGGGATTGCGGAGCGTCATTTCCCCATAAAATGGCCTCCAAGGCACGGCGGGCTTCGTAGGCGGCCCGT harbors:
- the istB gene encoding IS21-like element helper ATPase IstB, giving the protein MTDAPELLLAHHLKTLRLPTFLREHDKQARICAAEGVDHVRYLARLTELELIDRERRMVERRIKAAKFPTIKSLDSFDFKAIPSLNKMMVLELARCEWIERKENVIALGPSGTGKTHVALGLGLAACQKGLPVAFVTAAALVHEMMEARDEKRLLQLQRKLAKVKLLIIDELGFVPLSKTGAELLFELISQRYERGSTLITSNLPFEEWTETFGTERLTGALLDRLTHHVNILEMNGESYRLNQSRARLAAANK